A stretch of the Meles meles chromosome 19, mMelMel3.1 paternal haplotype, whole genome shotgun sequence genome encodes the following:
- the ZNF146 gene encoding zinc finger protein OZF, with product MSHLSQQRICSGGNPFACKVCGKVFSHKSNLTEHEHFHNREKPFECNECGKAFSQKQYVIKHQNTHTGEKLFECNECGKSFSQKENLLTHQKIHTGEKPFECKDCGKAFIQKSNLIRHQRTHTGEKPFVCKECGKTFSGKSNLTEHEKIHIGEKPFKCSECGTAFGQKKYLIKHQNIHTGEKPYECNECGKAFSQRTSLIVHVRIHSGDKPYECNVCGKAFSQSSSLTVHVRSHTGEKPYGCNECGKAFSQFSTLALHLRIHTGKKPYQCSECGKAFSQKSHHIRHQKIHTH from the coding sequence CTTTGCCTGTAAAGTATGTGGGAAAGTCTTCAGCCACAAATCAAATCTCACCGAACATGAACATTTTCATAATAGAGAGAAACCTTttgaatgtaatgaatgtggaaaagcctttaGCCAAAAGCAGTATGTCATTAAACATCAGAATACCCATACTGGAGAAAAGCTTTttgaatgtaatgaatgtggaaaaTCCTTCAGCCAGAAGGAAAACCTTCTTACCCATCAGAaaattcacactggagagaaaccttttGAGTGTAAGGATTGTGGGAAAGCTTTCATTCAGAAGTCAAACCTCATCAGAcaccagagaactcacacaggagagaagcctTTTGTATGTAAGGAGTGTGGAAAAACCTTCAGTGGGAAGTCTAACCTTACTGAGCATGAAAAAATTCATATTGGCGAGAAACCCTTTAAATGTAGTGAATGTGGAACAGCTTTTGGCCAGAAGAAGTACCTCATAAAACATCAAAAcattcacactggagagaaaccctatgaatgtaacgaatgtggaaaagccttctCTCAACGAACGTCGCTTATTGTACATGTGAGGATTCATTCAGGTGATAAACCTTACGAATGCAATGTATGTGGAAAAGCCTTCTCTCAAAGTTCATCTCTTACTGTGCATGTGAGAAGCCATACAGGTGAGAAGCCCTATGGttgtaatgaatgtgggaaagctttcTCTCAGTTCTCAACCCTTGCTCTGCATTTGAGAATACACACAGGTAAGAAGCCTTATCAATGtagtgaatgtgggaaagcttttAGTCAGAAGTCACACCACATTAGACATCAGAAAATTCATACTCATTAA